The proteins below come from a single Candidatus Bathyarchaeota archaeon genomic window:
- a CDS encoding chemotaxis protein CheW, translated as MSLNGKGNSRDEIQMLTFTLDSTLYGVNVSQVREVKNFEGVTPVPYAPAYVRGVTNMRGEVIPVIDLRKRFGLEVSNGNSNIMIIVQDKHPVGIMVDSVMEVLTLPKSDIEANSDSLIMDKSETVLGVAKHDKELIILLDLLRVASKESLSIGEKTGFQIQTEKQAAP; from the coding sequence TTGTCCCTGAATGGAAAAGGAAATTCCCGCGACGAAATACAGATGCTGACCTTCACTTTAGACAGCACCCTCTACGGAGTAAACGTAAGCCAAGTGAGGGAAGTCAAAAATTTTGAAGGCGTAACCCCGGTTCCCTACGCCCCCGCCTATGTGCGTGGAGTAACAAATATGCGTGGCGAAGTCATCCCCGTCATCGATTTGCGTAAACGCTTCGGATTAGAAGTCAGCAACGGAAACTCTAACATCATGATTATTGTGCAGGATAAACATCCCGTAGGCATCATGGTGGATTCAGTCATGGAGGTTTTGACGTTGCCCAAAAGCGACATCGAAGCCAACAGCGACAGCTTAATCATGGATAAATCCGAAACGGTTCTGGGCGTGGCTAAGCATGACAAGGAACTCATCATACTACTCGACCTCCTCCGCGTCGCCTCAAAAGAAAGCCTCAGCATAGGCGAGAAAACCGGATTCCAGATACAAACCGAAAAACAAGCCGCCCCATGA